One genomic window of Camelina sativa cultivar DH55 chromosome 5, Cs, whole genome shotgun sequence includes the following:
- the LOC109133113 gene encoding uncharacterized protein LOC109133113 has product MVFQSFILGNLVSLCMKIINSVVVVGLYYGFLTTFSIGPSYLFLLRARVMDEGEEGTEKKVSATTGFIAGQLMMFISIYYAPLHLALGRPHTITVLALPYLLFHFFWNNHKHFFDYGSTTRNEMRNLRIQCVFLNNLIFQLFNHFILPSSMLARLVNIYMFRCNNKMLFVTSSFVGWLIGHILFMKWVGLVLVWIQQNNSIRSNVLIRSNKYKFLVSELRNSMARIFSILLFITCVYYLGRIPSPIFTKKLKGTSETGGTKQDQEVSTEEAPFPSLFSEEGEDLDKIDEMEEIRVNGKVKINTDDEFHVRTYYKTVSENLDRNKENSNLEFF; this is encoded by the coding sequence ATGGTTTTTCAATCTTTTATACTAGGTAATCTAGTATCCTTATGCATGAAGATAATCAATTCGGTCGTTGTGGTCGGACTCTATTATGGATTTCTGACCACATTCTCCATAGGGCCCTCTTATCTCTTCCTTCTCAGAGCTCGGGTTAtggacgaaggagaagaaggaaccgaGAAGAAAGTATCAGCAACAACAGGTTTTATTGCGGGACAGCTCATGATGTTCATATCGATCTATTATGCGCCTCTGCATTTAGCATTGGGTAGACCTCATACAATAACTGTCCTAGCTCTACCgtatcttttgtttcatttcttttggAACAATCACAAACACTTTTTTGATTATGGATCTACTACCAGAAATGAAATGCGTAATCTTCGCATTCAATGTGTATTCCTGAATAATCTCATTTTTCAATTATTCAACCATTTCATTTTACCAAGTTCAATGTTAGCCAGATTAGTTAACATTTATATGTTTCGATGCAACAACAAGATGTTATTTGTAACAAGTAGTTTTGTTGGTTGGTTAATTGGTCACATTTTATTCATGAAATGGGTTGGATTGGTATTAGTCTGGATACAGCAAAATAATTCTATTAGGTCTAATGTACTTATTAGATCTAATAAGTATAAGTTCCTTGTGTCAGAATTGAGAAATTCTATGGCTCGAATCTTTAGTATTCTCTTATTTATTACCTGTGTCTACTATTTAGGCAGAATACCATCACCCATTTTTACTAAGAAACTAAAAGGAACCTCAGAAACGGGTGGGACTAAACAGGACCAAGAGGTATCCACCGAAGAAGctccttttccttctcttttttcgGAAGAAGGGGAAGATCTGGACAAAATCGATGAAATGGAAGAAATCCGAGTGAATGGAAAAGTCAAAATTAATACGGATGATGAATTCCACGTTCGAACATACTATAAAACAGTTTCTGAAAATCTAgatagaaataaagaaaattcgaatttagaatttttctaa